From Gammaproteobacteria bacterium, a single genomic window includes:
- a CDS encoding TMEM175 family protein: protein ATGNSMSINQPFSARRLDECPEENGFRLRGAEMTRIEVFVDAAFAFALTMLVIAGDSVPEDFGDMLAALTQVPTFAATFMILMMFWGAHRRWSRRFGLEDATVVWLSGFFVFVMLVWVYPLRMVFAGMFHWISAGWLPSPVTLDSYLELRLLFVFYGAGFFSLSLVVLGLNAHAIRLRDALGLNAVEAFDTRAEMASWILPAGVSLLSVLLAVTLPASLLYLAGVVYFLLAILGPVVGIRQARLRQDLLEAGHADLG from the coding sequence AGCAACGGGGAACAGCATGTCCATCAACCAGCCTTTCAGCGCCCGCCGACTTGACGAGTGTCCAGAGGAGAACGGCTTTCGACTGCGTGGTGCGGAGATGACCCGCATCGAGGTGTTCGTCGATGCGGCGTTTGCCTTCGCCCTTACCATGCTGGTCATTGCCGGCGATTCGGTGCCGGAAGATTTCGGCGACATGCTGGCAGCATTGACCCAGGTGCCGACGTTCGCCGCGACGTTCATGATCCTGATGATGTTCTGGGGCGCGCACCGCCGCTGGTCGAGACGTTTCGGACTCGAGGATGCCACGGTGGTCTGGCTGTCCGGATTCTTTGTCTTCGTGATGCTGGTCTGGGTTTATCCCTTGCGCATGGTATTCGCCGGCATGTTTCACTGGATAAGCGCCGGCTGGTTGCCGTCGCCGGTGACGCTGGACAGTTACCTGGAGTTGCGCTTGCTGTTCGTCTTCTATGGAGCCGGGTTCTTCAGCCTGTCACTGGTGGTGCTCGGCCTGAATGCCCATGCGATTCGACTCAGGGACGCACTGGGCCTGAATGCGGTGGAAGCATTCGACACCAGGGCCGAGATGGCGAGCTGGATCCTGCCAGCTGGCGTCTCGCTCCTGTCGGTGCTGCTTGCGGTGACCTTGCCGGCGTCATTGCTTTACCTGGCCGGCGTCGTCTATTTCCTGCTGGCGATATTGGGTCCGGTGGTCGGTATCAGGCAGGCTCGGCTGCGCCAGGACCTGCTCGAGGCCGGACACGCTGACCTTGGCTAA
- a CDS encoding DUF6502 family protein, with the protein MNAAISMAPEHQEIKSRLVKLCLSILRPLVKILLRHGMSAQEFTEITRWMFVDVAMNEKEFALKSRSKTFKSRVAVITGLSRKEVLRLSSAPSPDEQDQLPSFNRAARVMTGWTENPQFCDSKDHPKVLPIKNGSESFHHLVRLYSGDVPPRAVLDELRRCGAVEIVDGDSVRLKKFAFFPVNGSSEELDIVAMSASDLIRTMEYNTRHGLSDEEKLPQRALFTRTLPCDKLPEVREYVRKEIDAFARKVHHYLTEVEDKPRKSGVTYCRAGIGLYAFESS; encoded by the coding sequence ATGAATGCAGCAATCTCGATGGCGCCGGAGCACCAGGAAATCAAATCACGACTGGTCAAGTTGTGCCTGTCCATCTTGCGACCCCTGGTGAAAATCCTGCTTCGCCATGGCATGTCCGCCCAGGAATTCACTGAAATTACCCGCTGGATGTTTGTCGATGTGGCGATGAACGAGAAGGAATTCGCCTTGAAATCGCGGTCCAAGACATTCAAGTCCCGTGTCGCGGTGATCACTGGCCTGTCGCGCAAGGAAGTGCTGCGTCTGTCGAGCGCCCCGAGTCCCGATGAACAGGATCAGTTGCCGAGTTTCAATCGTGCCGCGCGCGTGATGACCGGCTGGACGGAGAACCCGCAGTTCTGTGACAGCAAGGATCACCCGAAGGTGCTGCCGATCAAGAACGGATCGGAATCCTTCCATCACCTGGTGCGACTCTACAGTGGTGACGTGCCACCAAGGGCAGTACTGGATGAACTGCGTCGATGCGGGGCAGTGGAAATTGTCGATGGCGATTCGGTGAGGCTGAAGAAGTTCGCCTTCTTCCCGGTCAATGGCTCCAGTGAAGAGCTGGATATCGTGGCAATGTCGGCCAGTGACCTGATTCGAACAATGGAATACAACACTCGCCACGGCTTGTCGGATGAAGAAAAACTGCCACAGCGGGCACTGTTCACCCGCACGCTGCCCTGCGACAAGCTGCCCGAGGTTCGCGAGTATGTCCGCAAGGAGATCGATGCGTTTGCTCGCAAGGTGCATCACTACCTGACCGAGGTGGAAGACAAGCCACGGAAGAGCGGGGTGACCTACTGCCGGGCAGGAATTGGCCTGTACGCCTTCGAATCCAGCTGA
- a CDS encoding EAL domain-containing protein, with protein sequence MYQTTVSGEFVHVHPRLANLLGYSEPAEMMAEIRDVGTQLYANPEQREALLAEIRQRGEVCRRETELRHRDGSLMQVAIYARGHGEADKLEHLRGAIVDLRPLRGAAADAHFREFFDRSTIGMYRSTDDGRFIDVNLALAELLGYPSVTDLLTEVVDISELYVDRADRHNLLGRLDDDSVHKPNEFRLRHRGGDVIWVREFGRSVRTVDGELCFFEGTLQDITEEKAAQAALSRSEAQYRALVDNCRAGVFVNEKGVYTFANAAFEQMLGYGPGELLGVHFKDVYAPESLIEAEARYRARECGEEAASVFETTMLHANGHDRVAVIITISTLEQDGNLVSTGTVTDITEFKRIERQLRHNAAHDPLTGLPNRSHFLQRLSRTMSGQDGLANSYAVLFLDLDGFKVINDSLGHAAGDAVLIEIASRIRGCLNPWDTVSRHGGDEFTILLENVASPSSAEEIARRLRESLAEPLRVLDTEVFTNASIGIVMSDRQYTEAEAILRDADTAMYTAKARGQSGIAVFDKRMHETARLRLRLETDLRLGLERKEFKLRYQPIIDMKTRRIAGFEALLRWDHPTLGELLPGEFLAVAEETGQIVPLGWWVLDTALAQLTSWQFELDRRDLFVSVNLAHRQFHHPKLVERLRKSLRTAAIQPGTLHIELTETIFMDNPELAIERLHAIKQLGVELFLDDFGTGYSSFAHLNQYSVDKLKIDRSFILDDSRRARRIIRSIVQLARALDIELIAEGIENYRQYHYLRRMGIRQGQGFLFHKPLDPAAASAALQQNQTDRGAASLLRKLGLA encoded by the coding sequence ATGTACCAGACCACCGTGTCAGGTGAATTTGTCCACGTCCACCCGCGGCTCGCAAACTTGCTGGGGTACTCGGAACCGGCCGAAATGATGGCCGAGATTCGTGACGTTGGCACTCAGCTGTATGCCAATCCGGAACAACGCGAAGCCCTGCTGGCCGAAATCCGGCAGCGTGGGGAGGTGTGTCGGCGGGAAACCGAGCTGAGGCACCGGGATGGCAGCCTGATGCAAGTGGCCATTTATGCCCGTGGACATGGCGAAGCCGACAAGCTCGAGCACCTGCGGGGCGCCATCGTCGACCTGCGCCCCTTGCGCGGCGCGGCTGCCGATGCTCATTTCCGCGAATTCTTCGACCGGTCCACCATCGGCATGTATCGCAGCACCGACGACGGCCGTTTCATTGACGTGAACCTGGCGTTGGCGGAGCTGCTCGGCTATCCGTCCGTCACCGACCTGCTGACCGAAGTGGTCGACATCAGCGAGTTGTACGTCGACCGGGCAGACCGCCACAACCTGCTCGGCCGCCTCGATGATGACAGTGTTCACAAGCCGAACGAATTCCGGCTGCGACACCGGGGCGGAGATGTCATCTGGGTTCGCGAGTTCGGCCGCTCGGTGCGCACCGTCGACGGCGAATTGTGCTTTTTCGAGGGAACGCTGCAGGACATTACCGAGGAAAAGGCAGCACAGGCCGCCTTGTCGCGCTCTGAAGCGCAATACCGGGCGCTGGTCGACAATTGTCGGGCCGGCGTGTTCGTCAACGAGAAAGGCGTCTATACCTTTGCCAACGCCGCGTTCGAACAGATGCTGGGGTATGGCCCCGGCGAACTGCTCGGTGTGCATTTCAAGGATGTCTATGCGCCAGAGTCGCTGATCGAAGCAGAAGCCCGCTATCGCGCACGGGAGTGCGGCGAAGAAGCGGCCAGCGTGTTCGAAACCACCATGCTGCACGCCAACGGCCATGATCGTGTGGCCGTGATCATCACCATCAGTACGCTGGAACAGGATGGCAACCTTGTCAGCACGGGCACCGTCACGGACATTACCGAATTCAAGCGAATCGAACGCCAGCTGCGCCATAATGCCGCCCACGATCCGCTGACCGGGCTTCCAAATCGCAGCCACTTCCTGCAACGCCTGTCGCGAACCATGTCGGGCCAGGATGGCCTGGCCAACAGCTACGCCGTGCTGTTCCTGGATCTCGATGGCTTCAAGGTCATCAACGATTCACTGGGACATGCGGCCGGTGACGCCGTTCTGATCGAGATTGCCAGTCGCATTCGCGGCTGCCTCAACCCCTGGGACACGGTAAGCCGCCACGGTGGCGACGAATTCACGATCTTGCTGGAAAACGTCGCCTCGCCGTCGTCGGCGGAGGAAATCGCCCGGCGACTGCGCGAAAGCCTGGCGGAGCCACTGCGAGTGCTCGATACCGAGGTCTTCACCAACGCAAGCATCGGCATCGTGATGAGCGACCGCCAGTACACGGAAGCCGAAGCCATCCTGCGGGATGCCGACACGGCCATGTACACCGCCAAGGCCCGGGGCCAATCCGGCATTGCCGTGTTCGACAAGCGCATGCACGAGACGGCGCGACTGCGATTGCGCCTGGAGACTGACCTCCGCCTGGGCCTCGAGCGCAAGGAATTCAAGCTGCGCTACCAGCCAATCATCGACATGAAGACCCGCCGGATCGCCGGCTTCGAAGCCCTGCTGCGCTGGGATCACCCGACACTGGGCGAGCTCCTGCCTGGCGAGTTCCTTGCCGTTGCGGAAGAGACCGGCCAGATCGTGCCGCTGGGCTGGTGGGTGCTGGATACGGCACTGGCCCAACTGACAAGCTGGCAGTTCGAACTGGATCGACGCGACCTGTTTGTCAGCGTCAATCTCGCGCATCGACAATTCCACCACCCGAAGCTTGTCGAGCGCCTGCGCAAGTCCCTGCGGACGGCTGCCATCCAGCCCGGCACCCTGCATATCGAACTGACCGAAACCATCTTCATGGACAACCCCGAACTGGCCATCGAACGGCTGCATGCCATCAAGCAACTGGGTGTCGAATTGTTCCTGGATGACTTCGGTACCGGCTATTCGTCATTTGCCCATCTCAACCAGTACTCGGTCGACAAGCTGAAGATCGATCGCTCCTTCATACTCGACGATTCGCGTCGCGCGCGCCGGATTATTCGCAGCATCGTGCAACTGGCCCGTGCACTCGATATCGAGCTGATAGCAGAAGGCATCGAAAACTACCGCCAGTATCACTACTTGCGCCGCATGGGTATCCGCCAGGGCCAGGGCTTCCTTTTCCACAAGCCACTCGATCCCGCCGCCGCATCGGCCGCCCTGCAGCAGAATCAAACAGACCGTGGCGCGGCCTCCCTGCTGCGCAAGCTCGGGCTCGCCTGA
- a CDS encoding response regulator → MSEAQEEQARTKILLADDSKVIRTSAAKILGDDYELLLAVDGQDALDQLEQNKDVAAVFTDIGMPYLDGMELLAKIRDHADEVIKGVPVIVVTADETDEAREDALARGATDFITKPFNRVDMLARARSHANAQRERRELEAHTTIDRLTGLGNEQHFLNALKDARSFSQRHGQPLAVLRLQIDDFKSVVQEIGKEKLPRRMREVGSLIKACIRNEDTAARIDNIHFGIITPVCDAEGARKLAARIEKAMKVGADKAKWSKPMTISLAISVPSLFPEADLDDVLEDMKAGATAAAGKGAGSVVLTPKTESLAGERKAGVRLDPTAALRMLANGREEEVKEQLAEIIDQLQPLITLAKKAVPDALKKALSK, encoded by the coding sequence GTGAGCGAGGCACAGGAAGAACAAGCGCGCACCAAGATTCTGCTGGCGGACGACTCCAAGGTCATCAGGACATCCGCCGCCAAGATTCTTGGCGATGACTACGAGCTGCTGCTGGCAGTGGACGGTCAGGATGCGCTTGACCAGCTGGAGCAGAACAAGGATGTGGCTGCCGTATTCACCGATATCGGCATGCCGTACCTCGATGGCATGGAGCTGCTTGCGAAGATACGTGACCACGCCGACGAGGTGATCAAGGGCGTTCCGGTCATCGTCGTCACTGCCGACGAAACCGATGAAGCCCGTGAAGATGCCCTGGCGCGCGGTGCGACAGACTTCATTACCAAGCCGTTCAATCGTGTCGACATGCTGGCGCGGGCCCGTTCACATGCCAATGCCCAGCGCGAGAGACGCGAGCTCGAGGCGCATACAACCATCGACCGCCTGACAGGCCTGGGCAACGAACAGCATTTTCTCAATGCCCTCAAGGATGCCCGGTCCTTCAGCCAGCGCCATGGCCAGCCACTGGCCGTCCTGCGGCTGCAGATCGATGACTTCAAGTCGGTCGTCCAGGAAATCGGCAAGGAAAAGCTGCCACGTCGCATGCGTGAGGTGGGGAGCCTGATAAAGGCCTGTATCCGGAACGAAGATACGGCGGCACGTATCGACAACATTCACTTCGGCATCATCACACCGGTCTGTGATGCCGAGGGTGCTCGCAAGCTGGCCGCTCGAATCGAGAAGGCCATGAAGGTTGGCGCTGACAAGGCCAAGTGGTCCAAGCCCATGACCATCAGCCTGGCAATCAGCGTGCCTTCGCTGTTTCCGGAAGCCGATCTCGACGACGTTCTTGAAGACATGAAGGCCGGCGCAACGGCAGCTGCTGGCAAAGGGGCTGGCAGTGTTGTCCTGACGCCAAAGACCGAGTCGCTGGCGGGCGAGCGCAAGGCGGGTGTGCGCCTCGACCCGACCGCCGCACTGCGCATGCTGGCGAACGGACGCGAGGAGGAAGTGAAGGAGCAGCTGGCCGAAATCATCGATCAGCTGCAGCCGTTGATCACGCTGGCGAAGAAAGCGGTTCCCGACGCGTTGAAGAAGGCTCTCTCCAAGTAG
- a CDS encoding DUF4156 domain-containing protein produces MHTTLRASVSILALLTALMTASACRWVKPVAGAETVDLVPANLVGSCAEIGGVTVSALDKVGFLERHEDEVQEDLASLAKNHAVERGGDTIVRASKLENGEQKFLIYKCQEAGHSDTQAIQPASDSNTAAETVPYEG; encoded by the coding sequence ATGCACACGACCCTGCGTGCAAGCGTATCGATTCTGGCCCTGCTTACCGCATTGATGACGGCTTCCGCCTGTCGCTGGGTCAAACCTGTGGCAGGTGCCGAAACGGTCGACCTGGTACCGGCAAATCTCGTTGGCAGCTGCGCGGAGATCGGGGGGGTTACTGTCTCGGCCCTGGACAAGGTCGGTTTTCTTGAGCGTCATGAGGACGAAGTCCAGGAAGACCTGGCCTCGCTGGCCAAGAACCATGCCGTCGAGAGAGGTGGCGATACCATTGTCCGGGCATCGAAACTGGAAAATGGCGAGCAGAAGTTCCTGATCTACAAGTGCCAGGAGGCGGGACACAGCGATACCCAGGCGATTCAGCCCGCGAGCGACAGCAATACGGCTGCGGAGACGGTTCCTTACGAGGGCTGA
- a CDS encoding helix-turn-helix domain-containing protein, with protein sequence MHERIREAREQAGLSQTELSRLLGVTRSACSQWESANGTAPRRERLLELASLLDVNFTWLMTGNGNDAGDGELAPLTSLTPDQVELLQYYRQLSPRRRLALLAFLRGFAIKDEHPPL encoded by the coding sequence TTGCACGAACGCATCCGCGAAGCGCGAGAGCAGGCAGGCCTGTCCCAGACAGAGCTTTCGCGCCTGCTCGGCGTCACTCGCAGCGCCTGCAGCCAGTGGGAATCAGCCAATGGTACCGCGCCACGGCGCGAACGCCTGCTCGAGCTGGCCTCGCTGCTGGACGTCAATTTCACCTGGTTGATGACCGGAAACGGCAATGATGCCGGTGATGGCGAGCTGGCGCCGCTGACTTCCCTGACACCCGACCAGGTCGAATTGCTGCAGTATTACCGGCAGCTCAGCCCGCGCCGCCGACTCGCCTTGCTGGCTTTCCTCAGGGGGTTCGCCATCAAGGACGAACACCCGCCGCTCTGA